The Magnetospirillum sp. XM-1 genomic interval CTGGCCGGTGCCGTGGCGGTGGCGGTGCTGCCGCCGCTGGCGCTCGGCCTGGACTGGTCCGAATGGATCTACCGCTCGTTGGTGTTGCTGGTCATTTCATGCCCCTGCGCCCTGGTGATCTCGACGCCGCTGACGGTGGTGGCCGCCATGGCCTCGGCGGCGCGGGCCGGTGTGCTGGTCAAGGGCGGGGAATATCTTGAAACGGCGTCGCGGCTGTCCGCCATCGCCTTCGACAAGACGGGAACCGTGACTTCGGGCCGCCCCGGTGTCGAACGGGTGATGGCGCTGGACGGCGGCGACGAGGGCCGCATCTTGCGGCTTGCGGCGGCGCTGGAGGCGCGCAGCACCCACCCGCTGGGCCGGGCCATCCTCGATCACGCCGCCGCCGGGGGCATTGCTCCGACTCCGGCCGAATCCGTCCAGTCCCTGCCCGGCAAGGGGATGTGCGGGGTCGTCGATGGCGAGGCGGTGTGGCTGGGCTCCCATCGTTACGCGATGGAGCGGGGTGCCGAGACGCCTGCCGTGCGCGAGGCGGCCCTGGCCTTGGCGGAAGGGGGGCGGTCGGTGGTGGCGGTGGGGGATGCCGCCGGGGTACGCGGGCTGATCGCCCTGTCCGATTCCATTCGTCCGGAAGCTGCGACGGCGCTGGCGGGCCTGCGCCGGGCCGGGGTGGGCAAACTGATCATGCTGACCGGAGACAACGCCGCCACCGGCGAGCGGGTAGCCGCTGCCCTGGGCTTCGATCTCGTCCTGGCGGAACTGCTGCCCGAGGACAAAAGCGAGGCCATGGACGATCTCGCCCGGCAATTCGGAACCGTCGCCATGGTGGGAGACGGAGTCAACGACGCCCCCGCCATGGCCCGGTCGTCCCTGGGTATCGCCATGGGGGCCGCCGGAACCGATACCGCCATCGAAACCTCGGATCTGGCCCTGATGTCCGACGATCTGACCAGGTTGGCCTGGCTGATCGGCCATTCCCGCCGGATGATGACGGTCATCCGCCAGAATATCGGTTTCGCCATCACCCTGAAGGCGGTGTTCATGGTGCTGGCGATTTTGGACATCGCGACCCTGTGGGGAGCCATCGCGGCGGATATGGGAGCGGCCCTTCTGGTGGCCTTCAATGGATTGCGCTTGCTGAAGGCCGGCGTTACTCAGAGGTCCGAGGACGGCATGGGCTTATCCTCGTCGTCGAATACCTTGAAACAGAGGCTTGCCTAGGGATGGAGGGGCGATCATGCATGTACACAATCTGTCGTCATGGCAACACAGCCACCATTTCCAATCGGGCCTGGAAGCATCCGCCGAACGCCGGACCAAGATCGTGGTGGCTCTGACCATCGTCATGATGGTGGCCGAGATCGCGGCGGGCACGATCTTCAACTCCATGGCACTGCTGGCCGACGGCTGGCATATGTCCACCCATGCCGGGGCCTTGGGAATCGCCGCCTTCGCCTATACCTTCGCCCGCAGTCACGCCGACGACCAGCGCTTTACCTTCGGCACCGGCAAGGTCGGGACGCTGGGCGGCTTTACCAGCGCCATTATCCTTTGCATGGTGGCGCTGCTGATGGTGTGGGAATCGGCAAACCGCCTGATGACGGTCCAAGCCATCGCCTTCGACGAGGCCCTGATGGTCGCCGTCATCGGGTTGGTCGTCAACGTGGTCAGCGCCGGGATTTTGGGCGGACACGGCCTCGGCGACGACCATGATCACTGCGGCCACCACCACGATCACGACCATCATCGCGACCATCACGACCACAATCTCCAGGCCGCCTATATCCATGTCCTGGCAGACGTCCTCACCTCGGTGTTGGCCATCGCCGCCCTGCTGCTGGGGAAATATCTGGGGTGGTGGTGGATGGATCCCATGATGGGATTGGTCGGGGCCGCCGTCATCGGCAAATGGGCCTGGGGCTTGATGCGCAAGACCGGTTCGGTCTTGCTGGATCACAGCGACGACCGGGAGCTGCCGGAAGAAGTCCGCGCCGCCATCGAGGGCGATGCCGACAACCGGCTGTCCGATCTTCATCTCTGGCAGATCGGGCCGGGCCATTGGGGGGCCATCGTCTCGCTGGTGACCCACACCCCGCGCGAGCCGGGCCATTACAAGACGCTGCTGGCCGAGGTTCACGAACTCAGCCATGTCACGGTGGAGGTCCATCCCTGCGACGGGGCGTCTTGCGGCTAAAGCGGTTTGCGCTTTATCTGGCGCAAACCGCTTTGGCGAGCATTGAGCGAGCGGCCAAGCAAACCGTAGGTTTGCGCCCGGCGAGGGCATACATAAGATTATAGCCTTTTGCGTTACATTCGACGCAAAAGGCTTTAGGGGGGCTTCCCGATCGGCTCATGGCAATCGGCCTTGATCCGGCTTGCCGCGGGGGCGGGCGGTGCTGTGGTCCGGCTATAATTTCCGGGAAAAAGGGGATGAAATCAGGATGTGGGCCATTCCGACATACCTTCTGGCCGCTTTCGCCGAGATCGGCGGTTGCTTCGCGTTCTGGGCCCGGCTCCGGCTGGGCAAATCGCCCTTCTGGCTGGCTCCGGGGATGGCCAGTCTGGCCCTGTTCGCCTGGGCCTTGACCCGGGTCGATGCCGATTTCGCCGGTCGCGCCTATGCGGCCTATGGCGGCATCTACATTTTGTCGTCGTTGGTGTGGATGTGGGCGGTGGAAGAGAGCCCGCCGGACCGGTGGGACGTTCTGGGCGCCGCCTTCTGCCTGGCGGGCGCCCTGGTGATCATTTTCGCCCCCCGCGGCGAGTGATGCCGTAATCGGCCGCAGGGCGGCGGGGCGTTTCGTCAGGCGATTCCGGTGGCTACCACCGAAACCCGCATCTTGCCGGCCAGGGCGTCGTCGAAGGTGGATCCGAAAATGATGTTGGCCTCGGCGGCCACTTCCTCGCGGATGCGGTTAGCGGCCGAGTCCACCTCGAACAAGGTCATGTCCATGCCGCCGGTGATGTTGATCAGGACGCCCTTGGCCCCCTTTATGGAGGTGTCGCCCAGCAGCGGGTTGGAGATGGCGGCCTCGGCGGCGTCGATCGCGCGCTTTTCGCCGGCGGCCTCGCCGGTGCCCATGATGGCCTTGCCCATTTCGCTCATGACGATGCGGATATCGGCGAAATCCAGGTTGATCAGGCCGGGCATCACCACCAGATCGGTGACGCTGCGCACCCCGGAATTGAGCACGCCGTCGGCCATCTTGAAGGCGTCGGCGAAGGTGGTGCGCTCGGTGGCGACGCGGAACAGGTTCTGATTGGGGATGATGATCAGGGTATCGAGCTCTTCTTGCAGGGCTTCAATGCCGAGATCGGCGGTGTGCATGCGGTGCTTGCCTTCGAAGTGGAACGGCTTGGTCACCACGCCGATGGTAAGGATCCCCTGTTCGCGGGCGGCCCTGGCGATGACCGGTGCCGCGCCCGACCCGGTGCCGCCGCCCATGCCGGCGGTGATGAACACCATATGGGCGTCGCCGATCAGGTCTTGGATGTCTTCGAGACTTTCTTCCGCGGCGGCGCGGCCCACGTCCGGGTGCGAACCGGCGCCCAACCCCTGGGTAACCCGGCCGCCTAGTTGGACGCGCCGCTCGGTCAGGCTCAGTCCCAGCGCCTGGGCGTCCGTATTGGCGACGATGAATTCCACGCCCTCGATCTTGGACTGGATCATGTTGTTGACGGCGTTGCCGCCGGCTCCGCCGACGCCGATCACCACTATTCTCGGACGGACTATCGTCATCGCACCATCACCGCCGATAAGACATGCGCCGCGTGTCCAGCCTCATCAGCCGATCCGCAGGGCGCGCAGCACGTTCCCGCCCCGCCACTGGTGAAAGCGATACCACAGCAAAACGATGACGGCCGCCGCATAGACATAGGGTTCGCCGTTTTCGTGATTGGCGGCAAGGATGAAGTGGAGCGCCACCAGGGCGTTGATCACATAAGTAGCACTGTGCAGTTTCTTCCAGCGCTTGCCGCCGATCCGCTTGATCTGGCTATTGGCCGAGGTGAAGGCCAGTGGAATCAGCAGCGCGAACGCCACCAGACCGAGCAAGATGAACGGCCGCTTGTAGATGTCGCCCATCATGTCGCCCAGATTGAGCGCCCATTCCAAGGCGACATAGGCCAAGACGTGCATCACCGCGTAGAAAAAGGCGAACAGCCCGATCATGCGCCGGTATTTGGCCAGGGTCTTGATGCCGGTGATTTCCTGGACCGGACGCATGGCCAGGGAAATAATCAAGAAGGTGAAGGCCCAATCGCCGAGATAGCGGTTGACGAAGCCGACGGGGGCCTCGCCCAGGGACCCGTTGGAGATATAGCCCTCGATGACGCTGCGTCCCACCAGCCAGACGAAGGGCAGCGCGGCGGTCAGGAACACCAGCGGCTTCCAATCCACCGTGCGGGCCGATTTCAGATGATGGTCGCAGGTTTCGTCGATGCCGTTGGCCAGCAGCCAGGCGGCGTAAAGGGTCACCAGCATCTTGCCCGTTCCCATCAAGATGAACGGGGCGCGGGGGCCGAGGGCGTCGAAATAATAGCCGCCGCTTTGGACCAGCATGACGGTTCCCAGGCCGCCGACCAGATAACCGGCTCCCACCATGGCCCCCAGGATCGGCTTGGGCGAGGCGTCCACGGTCAGAACCTGAAGGGTCACGAAACATCCCGCATGGCCGATTCCCACCATCAGCAGCGGCAGCGCCACCAGCCAGTTGAAGGGATTGGCGAACATGCCCAGCCAGATATAGCCCAGCGCCGCCAGGGACAGGCTGGCGCCGATGGCGGAAATGCGGCTGTGCCGTTCGATGAAGCTGCGCCATAGCGGCACCGCCGCCAGCACCGCCAGCCCCAGCAGGCCGATCATCACGGCGGCATGGGCGGTGGCGAAGGTGCGGGTCACCCCCACCAGATCGGAAACGGAAATGCACCACAGCGAGAAGAACAGGCTGAGGATGATCACGTCGGCGCGGGTGTAGAAGGCGGCGGCGAAGGCCAGCTGCATGCGCGGATCGCTGGTGATCACCGTCCAGACCTGCCGCAGCGGATGTTCGTCGTCTTCCGAGGCCGGCTGGGGCGGGGCCACGTCCCGCAGATTGCGCCGCGTCAGCTGGAAACCGGCGATTCCGGCCAGCAGCGGCAGGCACATGATGAGGAAGACGCCGCCGGGATAATCGGCCATCTGCATGACGATGGCGGCCAGCATGGTGCCGCCGAACACCATCATGAAGACCAGATTCCCCATGAGGCGCGGCCGGTTGGCGCGCGACGACACATCGCCCACCAGGGTGGACAGCTGCAACTGGACGGTATCGGCGCCCACGGTCAGCAGTACCCGGGTCAGATAGAACAGCACCAGACCGGCGGCGCCGAAGGCCAGTCCTACCTGAAGGCTGAGCAGCGATACCGCCGCGCCGACCACGGCGATCAGGAAGCCCAGGGCGATGATCCGCACCCGGCCGATGCGATCGGACAGCAGGCCGAACCAGCCCACACAGACGATGGAGACGATTTCCGCCACCACCTGGATATCGGCGTTGACGGCGCCTTCCTTTTCGAAGGCGATGCCGAAGATCTTGTCCAGCAGCAGGGGCTGGATGGAAATGGACAGCGCCGCCATCAGGGCGCCCACGGTCATCAGCAGATAGATGATGTTCCATTGGGTGGGGGCGAAGTCATCCGCCGTCGTCCCCTTGGCCGGAGCCTCAGCGTTCCTCGGCATCCATGCCTCCCGCATTCGCCCAAAGGCCGTTGAGGTGATTGTCGCGCAAGGCGCAGATTTCGCCGTTGGCCATGACGCTCATGGCGTAATCCAGTCCTGCGGCGGCTTGGGTCGGATCGCGGAAGGCGGTGCCCTTGACGAACATGCCGGGACGAACCACGCAGCCCTCGGCCTGCAGATACCAGCGCGGGGCCAGGTCGATCCAGATGGGCGGATTGATGCCGTCGTTGATCTGGATGTAGATGTCGCCCCAGACCGAGCGGGCTCCGGCTCCGGCGATGCTCACGACCTTGCCCTGATAGCGGAAGGGCACCATCCGTTCGTGGGCTTCGTTGCCCAGGGGGACGGCGGCGGGGGCCGGAGCCACCGCCAGGGCCACGCTCACCGCCTCGGGCAGGGGCATGCCCGGTGTGACCGCCGCCGGAAGCGGCGCCGCCTTGGCGCCCTTGGCGACGCTGCCTTTCTTCACGATGGTGTGGCAGCTGGCGCAGGGCATTTTTTCGCGGCCGTCCACATGGGGCGCCGGGGTTCCCTGGACGATGGGCAGGGTTCCCGATCCCGGTCCGGTGCCGATGGCCGGGGGGGTGACGATGTGGCAGCTGGAGCAGACCATCTTCTCGCGGCCGTCGCGATGGGGGGCGGGCATTCCGGCGACGATGGGCGGGGCCAGATCGTAGGTGTGGTCCTCCCAGGGATTGGCGTTGAACACGGCGGTCAGGACCAGGGCCATGCTGAAGGCAATGCCCAGCGCCATGATCCAAACCGCGATATTGGGATGTGCAACGGCCTTACTGCTCACGGGGACTCGATCGATGGCAAAGTGTTTAACCGGTTTGTGCTTTGGCGTCGGGGGTGGCCGCTTATAAGAACGGCTCCAAACTGTCGAGGCGGAAGTTTCTCATATCCCGGTTCGGAATGGAATGACCATAGCCCATCAGTCCATGCCGAAATCGGGCGCGGTTTCCGTCCAGACGGGGCTTCCGTCGATCAGGAAGTGTTCGGCTAGGGCTTTTTCCAAGGCCCACAACTCGCCGTCCTCGAAGACGATACGGACGAGGTCGTTGGGATCGCAGGCGGCCACCAGGGAGCGGATCTCGCGGGCTTCGCGCAAGATTTTGGAAATCTGCTGGCGGACGCTTTCGGTGTCCTCAGCGCAACGGCGCAGCTGTTCCGAGCGGTTGACTGCTTCTTGGACCAAGCTGCGGAAAAAGACGTTCTTGTCGCCGGCGAAATAGGCGGTGGTCAGGGTCGAGATGAATTTCCGCGTTCCGTCCCGGTCGCCATGGGCGGCGTTCAGATGTTCGGTCAGCACCTGGGTGGCGGTCATGGACAGATCGTTGAGGGCCAGCCCCAGAACCTCGGCCAAGGCCCGCATGCGGTCGATCCGCTGCGACGGGTCGAGGCCGGGGGGCGCCGGCGCGACGGTGCGGCTTTGGGCGATCTGGGACAATTCCTGGGTGATCTCTTGCGACAGCACCCGCTGGGAGCGCAGCTCATCGACGATGCCGTCGCGGCTGTCGCGGGTCACCTGGACCAGCTGGGCGGTGGCAGATGCCTGGGCCTCCAACTGGGCGGCCACCGCCTCGCGATGCTCGCGGAACAGCTGGGCCAGCAAGGTCATGGCCTCGTCGGTGCCGGATGCCTGCGCGGGCGCGGCAAGGGCGCGGCCCTCCTGGTTCAGCCGGATCAGCTGGGTGGTCGCTTCCACCTGGGCCTCCACCTGGGCGGCGATGGCGGCGCGATGCTCGCGGAACAGGTCGGCCAGCATGGCCACGGAGCCCTCCGACGACACATCGTTCCGGGACAGGGTTGTCACCTCGGATTTCAAGGTGTCCACGCTTTTCACGATCCGCGAGAGCATGATAATCAGGACGGTCAGTCCGATCGGCAAGGCGATGGACAGCAGCACGATGAAGAATTCATGGGGAAGCATGGTGAAGAGATTTTTCCAACCATTGAAAATGGTCAGATAGACGATGGACAGGACAGCCCAAATGACCGCGCCGATCAAGGCCGCGCGGGAGGCGGAATTCAACTTGCCGAAGGCTGCCTTGTTAAACCCCATCAACATAAGGACATCTCCCATGATGGCCGCAATCGCCATCCCAATGCGCCGCCCCGCAGGCGTTCCCCTTATAGTAACAGCAAGGCGAACGGCGGGATACCTTCGAAACAATCCATTGATATGGGTTGGGCGTCGATGCGTCAATGACTGAAATTGCGTATGATTATCACAATCCTATGCTTCGTCAACACGATGCTGCATTGTTGAACATGGCGGTGTACATGGCGGCGGCATTATGCTATCGCCCGAAATCAGGGTTTGTCCGGTCCTTGATGGGCCGGCGACGGTGATCGGCGGGCAGGAGGCAAGCATGAGCTATTCCCAGGAAATCAGCAGGGAGTGCAAGGGAGTCTTCTTGTTCATGGTCGATCAGTCCCGATCCATGAACAAGCCCTTCGGTCCCGATCGGTCGGGAAAGATGGTCAGCCGCGCCGAGGTGGTGGCCAATGCCTTGAACGGCACCTTGGAGGAACTGGTCAACCGCTGCATGCGCGATGAAGGCGTGCGCGATTATTTCGACATCGGGATCATCGGCTACGGCCGCACCAATCGCCCGGAATTCTGCTGGCGCGGCGGCTTGGCGGGTCGTCGGCTGGTTCCCATTCCGGAAGTGGCGGCCAAGGCCGAGATCGAGGAAGTGGAGATCGAAACTGAGATGCGCGGGCAGGTGCTGATCGAGCGCATCACCTTGTCGCGCTGGATCGATCCGGTGGGAGTGGACAGCACCCCCATGAACGCCGCGTTCGGTCTGGCCCATGCCACCTTGGCGGAATGGGTGCGCAACAATCCGGATTCGTTCCCGCCGGTGGTCATCAACATTACCGACGGCATGGCCAACGACGTCAATTCCGATGCCGAGCTTCTGGCCACGGCGCGCAAGCTGACCGGGCTGACGACCGGCGACGGCAATGTCTTGCTCATCAACTGCCATATCGCGGGCGGCAGCGATGCATCGGTGGTGTTCCCCGCTTCGGCGGCGGAACTGCCCCGCGCCCCCTATGCCAAGCTGCTGTTCGAGATGTCGAGCGAATTGTCCAATCGCCATCGCGCCGTCATCTGCGAAATCTTCGACCGTGACCCCGGCCGCACCCCTTCCATCAAGGGCATGGCTTTCAACGCCGATGCCGTGGCGTTGCTCAAGCTGCTGGATATCGGCACCCGTCAGGCCATCGGCCTGTCGGTGGCCATGGAGCCCTTCACGCCGCCGGGAATCGAGGCCGAATCCCTGATCGAGGATTCCTTCGTGCTGGAAGAACCGTCCGTGCGGATAGAATATGGCGATCAAGGCTGATCCGCCCTTGATCCGGCGCGCTACCCCCATGCTCACTTGGACGGCCCAGGGCCGCTCGATCGTCAAGCCCCGCAACGACAGCTACGCCGATGGCGACAGGCTGCGGTGGCGGCAAAACGAAGACCGGCTGCGGCTGGCCCGGATTCCCAACGGCCTGCTGGCCGCCGTCTCCGACGGAGCCGGAGGGGCGGGGCTGTTCTGCGGCCCCTGGGCCGAAACGCTGGTGAGCCGCCTGCCCAAGACCCCCATCGCCGGGGTGAATGCGCTGAACCAGTGGATGGACGGGTTCTGCCTGGGCTTTCGCTCGGAATACGCCGCCTTGTCCAAGGCCACTCCCGCCCGGTACAGCAAGTTCATCCGGGAAGGCTCGTTCGCCACGCTGGCGGCCGGCTGGCTCGTCCATCGTCAGGGCCGGGTCCGGCTGCGATGGATGGGCTATGGCGACAGCCAGATGATGGTGTTCGACCGCACCGGGCGCCAGCCTGTCCTGGCGACCTGTTATCCCGCCAGTTTATCGGCGCTGGATCGAGCGCCCTTCTTGCTCAACTGGAAGGATCTGCCACACGATTCCGGATTCCATGCCGGGGAAATGGTATTGCCGGATCGGGCGACGGTGGTGCTGGCGTCGGACGGGATCGGCCAGTATCTGCTGCTGCGGACCCTGGCCGGTCAGCCCCGCCCCGCGGCGGCGGCGGGGCTGGCGGGAGAATTCCAGCGGCTGTCCGGCACCGGCGATAGCAAGCTTGCCACGGCCGCCCGTGCCCATCGCGCCACGCCGGGGCCCGGCCTGTCCGCCGAGCTGACGGACCTGCGCGATTGCCTCAAATCCGATCAAGCCTTCGCCGATCGGGTCCGCGCCCTGTGCGGCAAGGGGCTGCTGGCCAATGACGATTGCACGTTGATCATGATCGACGTCGATCTTGCCCGGCCCCGGTAATTCGCCATGCCGCTTCCCCTGATCAACGATTACAAGGCAGCCATCGCCAACGCCAAAGGGCGTTTCGCGACCCTGGACGTCCGGCCGCATCTGGATGCCCGCTGCAGTCCGGTCTTCCTGGCGGGAAACTTCGCCGGGGTGTTCAAGATGGTGACCCCGGAGGGGGAGCATGTGGCGGTCAAATGCTTCACCCGCGAAGTCTCGGATCTGCCGCGCCGCTATGCCGCCGTGGCTAAGTTCTGCCGGACCGCCCAATGCCCCTATGTGGTGCCCCTGCGGTTTCTTCCGGCGGAGGTCTTCGTGACCTCCAGCGTCGCCCCCCATGCCGATTACGCTGTGGTGACCATGCCCTGGGTCGAGGGTCGGGGCCTGGGGGCCGTCGTCCAGATCCTGTGTCAGCGGGAAAACGCTCCCGCCCTGGCCGGATTGACCCGGGCGTGGAGTCGTCTGTGCCTGGATTTGCTGCAACGGGGCGTCGCCCATGGCGATCTGAAGCACGACAACGTCCTGGTCGGACAGGATGGCGCCCTGAAGCTGATCGACTATGATTCCATGTATCTGCCGGAGTTGAAGGGGCTGGCCTCGACCATGCTGGGGGGCGTCAATTTCCAGCACCCCCGGCGTGAGGTCCGGCATTTCGACGGGACCATCGACCATTTTTCCATGCTGGTGATTTTGCTGTCCCTGCGGGCCTTGACCTTCCAGCCCGATTTGCTGAAGCGTCATCACAACGGCGAGAATCTCGTCCTGACCAAAAGCGATTTCACCCGGCCGGACAGTTCGGATCTGTTGCGGCAATGGGCGCTCAGCCCGGACTTCCATGTCCGCGACTGGACGGAACATCTGATCAAGGCTGCCAAGGCTCCTATGATCGGGATCGCCGCCATGGAAGCCCTATTGAAGGCGGCGGCAAAAGTCGAGGCCGTTCCGGCCAAGCCACCCACCAAACGACTCCTCTCATTTTTTTCCTGAGGGCGCGGCAGCCATTGGATTTGACCGGATCGACGAGGGCCTGCCAGTCATAACCTCGGTCGCCGACAAATGCCTGATACCGACGAGCGCCCGGCCTGACTCGAAAGGGCTTTCCCACTGAAGGCGGCCATGATTCCCTACGGCATTGACGAGTTGCGCAGGGGTAATGTGATGACGCTGAAGGTTTCGGAAGCGATGACTGCGGCAGATCTGCGGTCCTGGGCACGGCGCTGTGGCGACAGCCGGGCATCCACTCGGGCCTACGCCATTGCCAATGCGCTGGAAGGAATGGACCGCGCCGAGGCTGCCCGGCTGGCCGGACTGGAACGCCAAGCGTTGCGTGACGCGGTGATCCGCTACAATGCCGAGGGCGTGTCCGGCCTGTTCAACCGTCCACGCGGCCGCCGTCCGGAATGGCTGACCGAGAGCGAACAGGCGACACTCGCCGCCGCAATCTTCAAGGGGCCGAAGCCCGAGGTGGATGGGGTCTGCACCTGGACCCGCGAGGCACTGGCGATCTGGATTTCGGTCAAGTTCGGCAAGACAGTGCATCCCTCCAGCCTATCGCGCATCCTGCGGCGCATGGGGATGTCACGCCAGAAGGCTCGGCCGGTCCATCCCAAAACCGATGCCAAGGCGCAGGAGCGTTTTCAAAAAAAGGCCTTCGCGACGCCGTAACGGCGACGCAAATGGCCTACCCCGCCAAGCGGGTCACCCTGTGGTTCCAGGACGAGGCCCGTTTCGGGCAGAAAGGGCGGCTGTGCCATCGCTGGTGGCTCAAGGGCCAGCGCCCACCCGGCCTCTGCGACCATCGCTTCGACTGGACCTATATCTTCGCCGCCGCCCAACCTGCGACAGGCGACGCCTTCGCCCTCGTCCTGCCCGAAGTTTCCACCGAGGCCATGGATCTGTTCATGGCCGAATTCTCCAAAACTCTTCCCCCCGACGAGCACGCCCTGATGGTCGTCGATGGTGCGGGATGGCACACCAGCAAGACCCTGGCCATCCCCGACAACATCACACTCGTGCGCCTGCCGCCATACTCGCCGGAACTCAACCCGGTCGAACGCATATGGTTGTTCCTGCGGGAACGCTTCCTCTCGCTCTGCGTCTGGCCGGACCAACCCGCCATCGTCCGGGCCTGTTGCGAGGCTTGGAACGCTCTCGTCGCCGAAACCGGCCGGATCAAGAGCCTCTGTTTCCAGCCCTGGATCAGAAAGGTCATCTCGTAGGCTCGCCGGTATGAGCCGTCGGTAAGCCCTCAAGCATGGTCGGGGCCGCCGCCTTGTCGGAGGTTTTGCTAGGCGTTAGCAGCAATTTCACCGGCAATCCACGCACGTCCACGATGGTATGGATTTTGGTACTCAGTCCTCCACGAGAACGGCTGATGGCGATATCCGCGCCCCCTTTTTACCCCCAGCGGCATGCTGTTGGGCGGGGCACGACCTCCCATATAGAGTCTTGTCAGGAGGGGGGGATCTGCGCTATTGAAGATGCGAGCTAATCGCACTACTTAATTGCGCTGGGTATTCCAATGAAGAAGATTGCCAGTTTGTCGAACGTTTTGGCTGGAGCCCTTGTCCTTCCCTCCCTCGTCCTTGCCGTATTACCTGCCGTTGCAGATGAAGTCGCTCCTGAGGTAGAAAAGGGGTTCTGGGATCGTGAGAAGCTGACCGGCGATTGGGGGGGGATTCGCACGGATCTGGCCGACAGGGGCGTCGAGTTGACCGCGACCTACACCGCGGAAACCCTTGGCAATCCCTCGGGCGGCATCAAGCGGCGCGCTGTTGGCGCGGCCCTTCTGCAAGGTGATCTGGACGTCAATCTGGATAAGCTGGTTGGGTGGCAGGGCGGCAAAATCCACGCTACAGCGTTCCATATCCAGGGCCGTCAGCTGACCTCCAACTTTATCGGCGGCCTGATCCCGGTCTCCAGTGTAGAGGCTGCGCCTTCCACCCGTCTGTTCTCGCTGTGGTTCGAGCAAAGCGTGCTCGATGACAGGGCTTCCCTGCGCTTCGGTCAGATCCCCATGCAGGAGGAGTTCTTCACCAGCACCTACGCGGCCTATATGGTGAACAGCGCTTTCGGCTGGCCAGCCATCTATGCCGCCAACATGCCATCGGGCGGTGGCGGCTATCCCCTGGCTAACATGGGCACCCGCCTGAAGGTCAAGCCCACCGAAGAGATCAGCCTGATGGCCGCTGTATTCTCCGGCAACGTGGCGCCTGGCACCAATGTGGGCAACGATGCCCAGAAGCGCAATCGCAGCGGCACGGATTTCTCCTTCGATTCTCCCCCGGTATGGTTCGGTGAGGCTGCCTATTCCATCAACCAGGACAAGGACTCGCTAGGACTGCCAGCGACTTTCAAGCTTGGTGGCTGGTATTACAACGGCCGGACTGCCGATCAGCATTTCGACAATACCGGCCTGTCCCTGGGCAGCGGCGCAAGCTCGGGCGTCGCCCGGAATCTGCATGGCAACTGGGCCGTTTACGGCATCGTCGATCACATGCTGTGGAAGCGCGAAGGCACGGTGGACAGCGGGGTCGGCGCCTTCTTCCGCACGACATACATGCCTGACGACCGCAATCAGATGTCCTATTGGCTTGATACCGGCCTGACCCTGAAGGGGACCTTCGAGGGGCGTGATGACGACATCACCGGCATCTCGTTCGCCTATGGCAAGATGAGTGACGAACTGGCGTCGCGCGATGCCGATGCTCGCCGCTTTGGCACCGCCACCGCGCCGGATCACGACTTCGAATCCGTGGTCGAGATCATGTACAGCTACGCCGTCACCCCTTGGTGGTCCGTTACCGGTTTTGGCCAGTACCTGTTCCATCCGGGCGGCACCACCACCTTGCCCGAGAACACCTCCAAGACCATTCCCGATGCCAGCGTGCTGGGCCTCAGGACCTCTTTCAAGCTTTAGCCGTTTTCGTGCCGGCCCTGGACAGC includes:
- a CDS encoding winged helix-turn-helix domain-containing protein, encoding MIPYGIDELRRGNVMTLKVSEAMTAADLRSWARRCGDSRASTRAYAIANALEGMDRAEAARLAGLERQALRDAVIRYNAEGVSGLFNRPRGRRPEWLTESEQATLAAAIFKGPKPEVDGVCTWTREALAIWISVKFGKTVHPSSLSRILRRMGMSRQKARPVHPKTDAKAQERFQKKAFATP
- the mamX gene encoding magnetosome protein MamX; the encoded protein is MALGIAFSMALVLTAVFNANPWEDHTYDLAPPIVAGMPAPHRDGREKMVCSSCHIVTPPAIGTGPGSGTLPIVQGTPAPHVDGREKMPCASCHTIVKKGSVAKGAKAAPLPAAVTPGMPLPEAVSVALAVAPAPAAVPLGNEAHERMVPFRYQGKVVSIAGAGARSVWGDIYIQINDGINPPIWIDLAPRWYLQAEGCVVRPGMFVKGTAFRDPTQAAAGLDYAMSVMANGEICALRDNHLNGLWANAGGMDAEER
- a CDS encoding protein kinase family protein, which encodes MPLPLINDYKAAIANAKGRFATLDVRPHLDARCSPVFLAGNFAGVFKMVTPEGEHVAVKCFTREVSDLPRRYAAVAKFCRTAQCPYVVPLRFLPAEVFVTSSVAPHADYAVVTMPWVEGRGLGAVVQILCQRENAPALAGLTRAWSRLCLDLLQRGVAHGDLKHDNVLVGQDGALKLIDYDSMYLPELKGLASTMLGGVNFQHPRREVRHFDGTIDHFSMLVILLSLRALTFQPDLLKRHHNGENLVLTKSDFTRPDSSDLLRQWALSPDFHVRDWTEHLIKAAKAPMIGIAAMEALLKAAAKVEAVPAKPPTKRLLSFFS
- the mamZ gene encoding magnetosome biogenesis transporter MamZ, whose protein sequence is MPRNAEAPAKGTTADDFAPTQWNIIYLLMTVGALMAALSISIQPLLLDKIFGIAFEKEGAVNADIQVVAEIVSIVCVGWFGLLSDRIGRVRIIALGFLIAVVGAAVSLLSLQVGLAFGAAGLVLFYLTRVLLTVGADTVQLQLSTLVGDVSSRANRPRLMGNLVFMMVFGGTMLAAIVMQMADYPGGVFLIMCLPLLAGIAGFQLTRRNLRDVAPPQPASEDDEHPLRQVWTVITSDPRMQLAFAAAFYTRADVIILSLFFSLWCISVSDLVGVTRTFATAHAAVMIGLLGLAVLAAVPLWRSFIERHSRISAIGASLSLAALGYIWLGMFANPFNWLVALPLLMVGIGHAGCFVTLQVLTVDASPKPILGAMVGAGYLVGGLGTVMLVQSGGYYFDALGPRAPFILMGTGKMLVTLYAAWLLANGIDETCDHHLKSARTVDWKPLVFLTAALPFVWLVGRSVIEGYISNGSLGEAPVGFVNRYLGDWAFTFLIISLAMRPVQEITGIKTLAKYRRMIGLFAFFYAVMHVLAYVALEWALNLGDMMGDIYKRPFILLGLVAFALLIPLAFTSANSQIKRIGGKRWKKLHSATYVINALVALHFILAANHENGEPYVYAAAVIVLLWYRFHQWRGGNVLRALRIG
- the mamY gene encoding liposome tubulation protein MamY; translated protein: MLPHEFFIVLLSIALPIGLTVLIIMLSRIVKSVDTLKSEVTTLSRNDVSSEGSVAMLADLFREHRAAIAAQVEAQVEATTQLIRLNQEGRALAAPAQASGTDEAMTLLAQLFREHREAVAAQLEAQASATAQLVQVTRDSRDGIVDELRSQRVLSQEITQELSQIAQSRTVAPAPPGLDPSQRIDRMRALAEVLGLALNDLSMTATQVLTEHLNAAHGDRDGTRKFISTLTTAYFAGDKNVFFRSLVQEAVNRSEQLRRCAEDTESVRQQISKILREAREIRSLVAACDPNDLVRIVFEDGELWALEKALAEHFLIDGSPVWTETAPDFGMD